DNA from Daphnia pulicaria isolate SC F1-1A chromosome 3, SC_F0-13Bv2, whole genome shotgun sequence:
TTCAACCTTACTGATGTCGTTACTCATTGGTGTCTATCACGCTTGGCGAGGCAGTAACTCTACCTCCGAATACTTGATGGGAGGGAAGAGCATGGGTATATTCCCCATCGCAATGTCTTTGGCTGCCAGGTAAGCCAATGTGTTAGAATCCAATtaaatcttattttatggTGTTTCTTCTGTTATCGCGGTCCCACAGTTCCATTTCGGGGACGACATTATTAGGAACTCCAGCTGATGTGTACCTCACAGGCACCATGTATTTATGGATGCCATTGGCTATGTTCCTTTGTACTCCAGCTACCGGTTACCTCTATCTAGCCATGTTTCATCGTCTTCAGGTCGTTTCAGCTAATCAGGTTTTTCcactttattattaaaaaaaaaaaaaactatacatTTAAAAACCGGGTTAATCCAATTTGAATTTAGTATCTTGAATTACGATTCAATCACATAGTGAGGCGCATCGCTTCCTTCCTTTATATCGTCAAACAGGTACTATAAAGTATAAAATTGTGTTTGGTTTTATATATTGGAATCACGTCATATCATGatgtttttaatatttgaaaatagtTGTTTTATATGGCCATCATAGTGTATGCGCCGTCATTGGCCTTGAAACAAGGTATTTACAAAAATGATTCCGTTCAATTCTTTTTGAGAAAAGTTCATTTGGAGgatgtttttttatctttttttatgtatGCAGTAACCGGAATCAATGTTTACATCTCCGTTGGAGTTCTGCTAAGCGTCTGTACCTTCTATACTGCCCTTGtaaatattttagtttttaatctGTTTCACTATAAACTAAAATCTCGTTACTTTTCAGGGTGGACTTAAAGCAGTTGTCTGGACTGACACTTTACAAATATTTGTCATGTATGGTTCCTTTATTACGGTACTTGTCAAGGGAAGCATGGATATAGGAGGACTCAATACGGTTTGGCAGCGCAATTTTAATTCATCTCGCATAGAATTTTTTAAGTAATAGACAAAATTATGTCCATGTCTTTTGGCTGATTTATTAACGAGTGATATTATTCATTTAGCATTGATTTCGATCCTACGACCCGCCATACGGTAAGGTGGATCGACTCATCTCCCTATCGGATTATTACATTTCTCATATTTTCCCCCCTATGTAGATTTGGTCTTTGGTTATCGGAGGTTTCTTTTATTGGACATCTTTTTACGGAACGGATCAGTCCATCGTTCAGCGTTTTCTGGCTATGCCAACGTTACCCAGAGCACAAATGTACTATACAAATCGACATATTAACGTAATGTGGGTAGGctacttcattttttctcttaactACAGATCCATGTGGTGTAATTTAGTTGCAGCTGCTGGAATTGTTGGCCTTGCTTGTTTCGGTGGTATGATTGTATACGCCAAATACTTTGATTGCGATCCTTTATCATCCAAAGTGAGTACACTTTTATCATTGAGAGTAAACCAATTTAATCATAAGGAACGTTGACAGGTTATTGAGAAAGCTGACCAGATCATGCCTTTATTCGTCATGGACACCGTTGGAAGTTTGCCTGGTTTGCCTGGCCTATTCGTGGCAGGTGTTTTCTCTGGCGCATTAAGGTCTTAACTAATTCTCCATAAATATTGATTTACCGCTGTTTTACTTACGCAGTTTTCTTCTAAATAGTTCTTTGTCAAGTGGTTTGAATTCTGTAGCTCTAATCGTGTTGGAGGATTTTATTCGGCCTTTCTTTCCACTCATTGAAGATCAAACTGCCACTAAGATCACTAAAGGGGTAGCAATTTTATTCGGATGTATAAACTTCGGAATGGTTCTTCTCGTCTCACAAGTCCAGACTATCTTGgatgtaataatttttttatgttctaGTATCAAGCGAATTTCAAATCTTATCATTAATACCCGCGAATGTGATAATAGGCTACTCTCAGCTTTAACGGAGCCGTCAACGGAGCAACCATAGGCGTCTTTAGCTTGGGTATGTTCGTTCCGCAAGCCAATTCTATCGTAAGTTTCGCCTATGACGTAATTGATATAATTTATGATtgcgataattttttttttgtttttcttcagggAGCCGGTTTTGGTTTATTAGCATCATTTGCAACGATGATGTGGCTCGGAATAGGATCTCAAATTGCAAAATCGCGTGGACTAAGTCACaatcaattgaaattgttGAGAACCGACAGTTGTCCACTACTCAATTCAACTGCGAGCGCT
Protein-coding regions in this window:
- the LOC124328845 gene encoding sodium-coupled monocarboxylate transporter 1-like, whose translation is MEETSKSHNELLFGWADYLLFTSTLLMSLLIGVYHAWRGSNSTSEYLMGGKSMGIFPIAMSLAASSISGTTLLGTPADVYLTGTMYLWMPLAMFLCTPATGYLYLAMFHRLQVVSANQYLELRFNHIVRRIASFLYIVKQLFYMAIIVYAPSLALKQVTGINVYISVGVLLSVCTFYTALGGLKAVVWTDTLQIFVMYGSFITVLVKGSMDIGGLNTVWQRNFNSSRIEFFNIDFDPTTRHTIWSLVIGGFFYWTSFYGTDQSIVQRFLAMPTLPRAQISMWCNLVAAAGIVGLACFGGMIVYAKYFDCDPLSSKVIEKADQIMPLFVMDTVGSLPGLPGLFVAGVFSGALSSLSSGLNSVALIVLEDFIRPFFPLIEDQTATKITKGVAILFGCINFGMVLLVSQVQTILDATLSFNGAVNGATIGVFSLGMFVPQANSIGAGFGLLASFATMMWLGIGSQIAKSRGLSHNQLKLLRTDSCPLLNSTASAAISNGSMNEADSVFVLWKISYLWYTMIGMLIVLILGTIVSFLSGPQNPQKLDPKLLCKYSNCFRSSKKAGELPSDPKTDDIELE